The following is a genomic window from uncultured Fusobacterium sp..
CCATTCTGGTTATACCTCCAAATATTTTTATATTACTATATCTTATTTTACTACTATTTTTTTAAAATTTCTACTTATTTCTTAAAAGTTCATTTATAAAAAAAAATCCACACATTATGCTTATGCATCTCAGTGTAGTTAGTAAGTGGTGGTGAGGGAAGGATTCGAACCTTCGAAGGCAGAGCCGGCAGATTTACAGTCTGATCCCTTTGGCCACTCGGGAACCTCACCGATTTTATTAAGTTTTAGTGGTACCCCGTAGGGGAATCGAACCCCTGTTTCCAGAGTGAAAATCTGATGTCCTTACCACTGAACGAACGGGGCATCTGGTGCCGCTTATCGGAGTCGAACCAATCACCTACTGATTACAAGTCAGTTGCTCTACCAGATGAGCTAAAGCGGCGTTTTTATTTTTGTCATTCGTTTCGTTTTTTCTCACGTCCCGCTGACATATATAATATTACCACATAATATAAAAACTGTCAACAATTTCTTTAAAAAAATTTTATTATTTTTTATACCCATCACTAAAACCTTTATTTTTCAATGCTTTTCGCATATTTTTAATTATTATTTTTTTCTATATTATATATTTTTTTCAATTCTTCTTCTGTATATTCTCTTTTTTCTTTCATGTTTTTTAACAATTCTTCATTAACTTCTAATTTTTTTTCAACAGCTTTCATTTTACTTACGATTTCTACATTTGTTATTCCTAACTCTTCATATTTTTCTTTAATATTTTTCAAAGTTTTTTCACTTGCTGGTTTTACCCATTTTTCAGTTCCAGGTCTATCTAAGCTATTTAACTGTAACTTTGTAAATTTTAGATTCTTTAAAAATTTAGCCATCTTTTCTGTATGCTCATCTGAATCATTCAATCCTTCTATGATGAAAGTTTCTATAAAGATATTTCCTAAATATTTTTCACTTAAATTTCTTAACCCCCCCATCAATTGAGAAACATCAACTTCTGCAGAAGGTCTATTTATCTTTTTAAAAATCATATTATCTATACTATTTAAAGTAGGAATTATCAAATCCGCTTCTTTTATCTCCTCTATAACTTTTCCATCATTTAATAGTAATCCATTTGTTATAACACACACTTTTACATTTGTATGTTTTTTTATCCAAGATATTATCTCTCCTATATCTTTACTTAAAGTAGGTTCTCCACTTCCAGAAAAAGTTATATAATCTGGTGTAATATTTTCTAAAACTTTTCCTATCTCCTCTTTTATCTCTTCTGGATTTTTAAATCTTTCTCTTTTTAAAGTTAACTTTTTAGTTGCTCCACATTCACAAAATACACAATTCATATTACAACTTTTTGGAGTAACTAAATCCACTCCTAAAGATATTCCTAATCTTCTTGAAGGCACAGGTCCAAACACATGTTTATACATAAAATTCCTCCCACTTATCTATCAAAGAATATAAAGTTGCTGCTAATTTATATGGATGGTGTCTTACCATTCCTTTTGAATCAATCTCCAAAATATCTCTATCTCTTAATTTAATTCCAGTCTCTTTTATTCTCTCATTATCAATCAAAACTTTATTACTTTTTTGTTTTTTATATCTCTCTAATATATCTTCTGGTATTGTTCTCGAATCTACAATAACTTCATCTATAATACCTTTTCCTATAACTTCTTCAATAGCTTTTATATGATCTGCAGCTGAATAATTTTGAGTTTCTCCAGGTTGCTCCATAGCATTGCATACATATACTACTTTTCCTTTTGTTTTTTTCAAACTCTCTTTTACCCCTTCTAATAAAAGGTTAGGGATTAAACTAGTATATAAACTTCCTATTCCAAAAACTATTAAATCAGCTTCCTCTAAGACTTTTAAATTTTCTTGTGGAGCTTTTCTCTTATTTTTATAGAAAACTCTTTTTATTTTTTCATTGGCATAAGGAATATTTGATTCCCCCTCAATAATTTTTCCTCTCTCTGTTTCAGCATATAAAACAACTTTTTCTAAAGTAGCAGGTAAAATCTTAGCTTTTATATTAAAAAGCTTTCTTAACTTATCTACTGCATCTCTCATATTTCCAGTAATTTCATTCATAGCCATAATAAGTAAATTTCCTAAAGGATGAGCTCCTATGGAACTTTCTTCTTTAAATCTATATTGAAAGACATTCTCTATTATTGGTTCTACATCACTTAATGCTATTAAGACATTTCT
Proteins encoded in this region:
- a CDS encoding radical SAM protein — protein: MYKHVFGPVPSRRLGISLGVDLVTPKSCNMNCVFCECGATKKLTLKRERFKNPEEIKEEIGKVLENITPDYITFSGSGEPTLSKDIGEIISWIKKHTNVKVCVITNGLLLNDGKVIEEIKEADLIIPTLNSIDNMIFKKINRPSAEVDVSQLMGGLRNLSEKYLGNIFIETFIIEGLNDSDEHTEKMAKFLKNLKFTKLQLNSLDRPGTEKWVKPASEKTLKNIKEKYEELGITNVEIVSKMKAVEKKLEVNEELLKNMKEKREYTEEELKKIYNIEKNNN
- the yvcK gene encoding uridine diphosphate-N-acetylglucosamine-binding protein YvcK, producing MNKKPKVVVLGGGSGISVVLRGLKYLPIELTAIVSVADDGGSSGVLRKEFNSPPPGDLRNVLIALSDVEPIIENVFQYRFKEESSIGAHPLGNLLIMAMNEITGNMRDAVDKLRKLFNIKAKILPATLEKVVLYAETERGKIIEGESNIPYANEKIKRVFYKNKRKAPQENLKVLEEADLIVFGIGSLYTSLIPNLLLEGVKESLKKTKGKVVYVCNAMEQPGETQNYSAADHIKAIEEVIGKGIIDEVIVDSRTIPEDILERYKKQKSNKVLIDNERIKETGIKLRDRDILEIDSKGMVRHHPYKLAATLYSLIDKWEEFYV